A portion of the Mycobacterium paraseoulense genome contains these proteins:
- a CDS encoding transcriptional regulator, with product MTLAPDRRPAAPPHRPETEPRGRDAAPAQDGDQPVEFWPTSAIRAALQGGDIATWKRIAAALKRDPYGRTARQVEEVLEGTRPYGITKALWEVLERARTHLEANERAEVARHVRLLIDRSGLAQQEFASRIGVGAEELGAYLDGTVSPSASLMIRMRRLSDRFVKVKSTRSAESN from the coding sequence GTGACGTTGGCACCTGACCGACGCCCCGCAGCGCCACCCCACCGGCCGGAGACCGAGCCGCGTGGGCGTGACGCCGCACCCGCCCAGGACGGCGACCAGCCGGTCGAGTTCTGGCCAACGTCCGCCATTCGTGCCGCGTTGCAGGGCGGCGACATCGCCACCTGGAAGCGCATCGCCGCCGCTTTGAAGCGCGACCCGTACGGCCGGACCGCCCGCCAGGTCGAAGAGGTGCTCGAAGGCACCCGGCCCTACGGCATCACCAAGGCGCTGTGGGAGGTGCTGGAACGCGCCCGCACCCATCTGGAGGCCAACGAGCGCGCCGAGGTAGCCCGCCACGTGCGGCTGCTCATCGACCGATCGGGTCTGGCGCAACAGGAGTTCGCCTCCCGCATCGGCGTGGGCGCCGAGGAACTCGGCGCCTACCTGGACGGCACCGTCAGCCCGTCGGCCTCGTTGATGATCCGGATGCGCCGGCTCTCCGACAGGTTCGTCAAGGTGAAGTCGACGCGGTCGGCCGAGTCCAACTGA